One window of the Pyrus communis chromosome 17, drPyrComm1.1, whole genome shotgun sequence genome contains the following:
- the LOC137721971 gene encoding uncharacterized protein has product MTHANLMNNYFNPNSVYTEEDFRHRFRMRRHVFECLLRDVQQVHPYFRQKRDRTGRPGFSPHQKVTVYKDKYLCEPNQEDLNRFIHKAEDRGFPSMIGSLDCMHWDWKNCPTGWQ; this is encoded by the exons ATGACGCATGCCAATCTGATGAATaactacttcaaccccaactcggtgtatacagaagaggatttcagacATCGCTTCCGGATGAGGCGTCATGTCTTCGAGTGTTTACTTCGTGATGTTCAGCAGGTCCATCCATACTTTCGACAGAAGCGGGACAGAACAGGCCGtcctggtttctcacctcatcagaaaGTTACT GTTTACAAAGATAAGTACCTCTgcgagccaaatcaagaagatctgaatCGGTTCATTCACAAAGCTGAAGACCGTGGGTTTCCAagcatgatagggtcattagactgcatgcattgggattggaagaactGTCCCACCGGATGGCAATGA